In Halobaculum magnesiiphilum, the following proteins share a genomic window:
- a CDS encoding pyridoxal-phosphate dependent enzyme, which produces MTAPSLRCPDCGATYADRWRCECGHPLEYAEQPLPDRPAPDPAAFDTRDGLWSFGEFLPESPPVTLGEGMTPLVDAEAWDAQFKLEYVFPTGSFKDRGATTTVSRAAALGVDTLVEDSSGNAGAAIATYAARAGIDAEIYVPASVKDAKLRAIRRAGATPVRTEGPRQATTDACVEAVERAARSAAEGASCDEPRVTRAGWYASHAWNPAFFAGTATFAYETALQRDWEAPDAVVLPLGHGTLFLGAYRGFRALRDAGWIDGLPRLLGAQAAGTAPIVEALHGADAAAGDNDAADGIQIPEPVRREQILDAIDDTDGDAIALGSDPVESELADLHAAGFYTEPTCAVAPAALREYRERGVLDGDEDVVLPLTGSGLKT; this is translated from the coding sequence ATGACCGCTCCGTCGCTTCGCTGTCCCGACTGCGGCGCCACGTACGCCGATCGCTGGCGCTGTGAGTGCGGGCACCCGCTTGAGTACGCCGAGCAGCCGCTTCCCGACCGTCCCGCGCCCGACCCGGCCGCGTTCGACACGCGCGATGGGCTCTGGTCGTTCGGCGAGTTCCTCCCCGAGTCGCCGCCGGTCACCCTCGGCGAGGGGATGACGCCGCTCGTCGACGCCGAGGCGTGGGACGCCCAGTTCAAGCTGGAGTACGTGTTCCCGACCGGCTCGTTCAAGGACCGGGGCGCGACGACGACCGTCTCGCGGGCGGCCGCCCTGGGCGTCGACACGCTCGTCGAGGACTCCTCGGGCAACGCCGGCGCCGCGATCGCCACCTACGCCGCCCGCGCTGGCATCGACGCCGAGATCTACGTCCCCGCCTCGGTGAAGGATGCCAAGCTGCGTGCGATCCGCCGCGCCGGCGCGACGCCGGTGCGGACCGAGGGGCCGCGGCAGGCCACCACGGACGCCTGCGTCGAGGCGGTGGAGCGGGCGGCGCGAAGCGCCGCCGAAGGGGCGAGCTGCGACGAGCCGCGAGTCACGCGCGCCGGCTGGTACGCCAGCCACGCCTGGAACCCCGCGTTCTTCGCCGGCACCGCGACGTTCGCCTACGAGACGGCGCTCCAGCGCGACTGGGAGGCGCCCGACGCGGTCGTCCTCCCGCTGGGCCACGGTACGCTCTTCCTGGGCGCCTACCGCGGCTTCCGCGCGCTCCGCGACGCCGGCTGGATCGACGGGCTGCCGCGGCTGCTCGGCGCGCAGGCCGCGGGCACCGCCCCCATCGTGGAGGCGCTCCACGGCGCCGACGCGGCCGCCGGCGACAACGATGCTGCCGACGGCATCCAGATCCCCGAGCCAGTTCGTCGCGAGCAGATCCTCGACGCGATCGACGACACCGACGGCGACGCCATCGCGCTCGGAAGCGACCCCGTCGAGTCGGAACTCGCCGACCTCCACGCCGCCGGCTTCTACACCGAGCCGACCTGCGCCGTCGCGCCCGCGGCGCTCCGGGAGTACCGCGAGCGCGGCGTCCTCGACGGCGACGAGGACGTGGTCCTCCCTCTGACCGGGAGCGGGTTGAAGACGTGA
- a CDS encoding transcriptional regulator: protein MSRKALVGNVTAMLADADFLVSDRCAVRPKSFDVAARRGEDLLLVKVLGNVDAFDRATGAEMRRLGEYLSATPILVGMRTRDEDIKPGVVYFRHGVPAIHPDTLYDLLIEEVPPLIYAAPGGLYVNIDGDTVADERRERGWSLGRLAEELGVSRRTVAKYEDGMNASVEVAVELEDLFDRPFSDPVRVMEGAEEVREADPTPEPPEVDPDDEHVYGVLSRAGFAVHPTQRAPFTAVGEDEAEPRVEFTLLTGHSPFTRTAQKRAKLMGSLGRVTGTRAVYFTEGDDEPKEETVDGTAIVTMVELSRADDPERIRELIRERSDEPAEA, encoded by the coding sequence ATGTCGCGGAAGGCGCTGGTCGGGAACGTGACCGCCATGCTCGCGGACGCCGATTTCCTGGTCAGCGATCGCTGTGCGGTCCGCCCCAAGAGCTTCGACGTGGCCGCCCGACGCGGGGAGGACCTGCTCCTCGTGAAGGTGCTCGGCAACGTCGACGCGTTCGACCGGGCCACGGGCGCGGAGATGCGCCGGCTCGGGGAGTACCTCTCGGCGACGCCGATCCTCGTCGGGATGCGCACGCGCGACGAGGACATCAAGCCCGGCGTCGTCTACTTCCGCCACGGCGTCCCGGCGATCCACCCCGACACGCTGTACGACCTGCTCATCGAGGAGGTACCGCCGCTCATCTACGCCGCCCCCGGCGGCCTCTACGTCAACATCGACGGCGACACCGTCGCCGACGAGCGCAGGGAGCGCGGCTGGAGCCTCGGCCGTCTGGCCGAGGAACTGGGCGTCTCCCGGCGCACAGTCGCGAAGTACGAGGACGGCATGAACGCCTCCGTCGAGGTCGCCGTCGAGCTTGAGGACCTGTTCGACCGTCCGTTCTCCGACCCCGTGCGGGTGATGGAGGGCGCCGAGGAGGTCCGCGAGGCCGACCCGACGCCGGAGCCGCCGGAGGTCGACCCCGACGACGAGCACGTGTACGGCGTGCTCTCGCGGGCGGGCTTCGCCGTCCACCCGACCCAGCGGGCCCCGTTCACCGCCGTCGGCGAGGACGAGGCCGAGCCGCGCGTCGAGTTCACGCTGCTCACCGGCCACTCGCCGTTCACGCGGACCGCACAGAAGCGCGCGAAGCTGATGGGGTCGCTCGGGCGCGTCACCGGTACGCGCGCCGTCTACTTCACTGAGGGCGACGACGAGCCCAAGGAGGAGACCGTCGACGGCACCGCGATCGTCACGATGGTCGAGCTCTCCCGGGCGGACGACCCCGAACGCATCCGCGAGCTGATCCGCGAGCGCTCCGACGAACCGGCGGAGGCGTAA
- a CDS encoding tRNA(Ile)(2)-agmatinylcytidine synthase: MTVLGIDDTDSRTAGMCSTYLAALVAEAIEDAGATVHRRLLVRLNPAVEHKTRGNAALALHTDADPAEALAISSDLIAEYAVADDPRTSPGVVVADRDPEAVPDAVADFARDAVREFHDLGDALALADEVGFDHRGWGSDGEPSADTAGGDGDSDDNGDGAGEDAVVGRGRIGALAAVGAWRAFDDWTYEHISYREFERCGTPREVDEASVFAAAEEAYPLAWDTVDRDEGEAVCVPNAPGPILYGIRGDDPEAVRRVADGIDGEPVERSALFVTNQGTDAHLRKGTLGDLREGGAYRLECEVSAAPETRRGGHVFFEAAALGGGDAVATDDVDGDGPEAAAIDCVAFEPTKRFRDRVRDLRVGDRLTLCGEVADGTLKLEKFAVRDLVETVPAVPECPDCGRSMNSAGANQGYRCRDCGTSEAGKVEAPLERDLEPGWYEVPPCARRHISKPLVRGGFDAPTHPER, translated from the coding sequence GTGACGGTCCTCGGCATCGACGACACCGACTCGCGCACCGCGGGGATGTGCAGCACGTACCTCGCCGCGCTGGTCGCCGAGGCCATCGAGGACGCGGGGGCCACCGTGCACCGCCGCCTGCTCGTCCGTCTCAACCCCGCCGTCGAACACAAGACGCGGGGGAACGCCGCGCTCGCCCTCCACACGGACGCCGATCCGGCCGAGGCGCTCGCGATCTCGAGCGACCTGATCGCCGAATACGCCGTCGCCGACGACCCCCGGACCTCCCCCGGCGTCGTCGTCGCCGACCGCGATCCCGAAGCGGTTCCCGACGCAGTCGCCGACTTCGCCCGCGACGCAGTCCGCGAGTTCCACGACCTCGGCGACGCGCTCGCGCTCGCCGACGAGGTCGGGTTCGACCACCGCGGGTGGGGGAGCGACGGCGAGCCGTCGGCCGATACAGCCGGCGGAGACGGCGATAGCGACGACAACGGCGACGGCGCCGGCGAGGACGCCGTCGTCGGTCGCGGCCGCATCGGCGCGCTCGCGGCCGTCGGCGCCTGGCGGGCGTTCGACGACTGGACGTACGAGCACATCTCGTATCGCGAGTTCGAGCGGTGCGGTACGCCCCGCGAGGTCGACGAGGCGAGCGTGTTCGCGGCCGCCGAGGAGGCGTACCCCCTCGCGTGGGACACCGTCGACCGCGACGAGGGCGAGGCGGTGTGCGTCCCGAACGCCCCGGGGCCGATCCTGTACGGGATCCGCGGCGACGACCCCGAGGCAGTCCGGCGGGTCGCCGACGGGATCGACGGCGAACCGGTCGAGCGCTCCGCGCTGTTCGTGACGAACCAGGGGACCGACGCGCACCTCCGGAAGGGAACCCTCGGCGACCTGCGCGAGGGCGGCGCCTACCGCCTCGAGTGCGAGGTCTCGGCGGCGCCCGAGACGCGGCGCGGCGGGCACGTGTTTTTCGAGGCGGCCGCTCTCGGCGGCGGTGACGCCGTCGCCACCGACGATGTCGACGGCGACGGTCCCGAGGCGGCCGCGATCGACTGCGTCGCTTTCGAACCGACGAAGCGCTTCCGCGACCGCGTGCGCGACCTGCGGGTCGGCGACCGGCTCACGCTCTGTGGCGAGGTCGCCGACGGCACGCTGAAGCTGGAGAAGTTCGCGGTCCGCGACCTCGTCGAGACGGTCCCGGCCGTTCCGGAGTGCCCCGACTGCGGACGGTCGATGAACTCCGCCGGGGCGAACCAGGGCTACCGGTGTCGCGACTGCGGCACGAGCGAGGCCGGGAAAGTCGAGGCGCCGCTGGAACGCGACCTCGAACCCGGCTGGTACGAGGTGCCGCCGTGCGCGCGGCGCCACATCAGCAAGCCGCTCGTCCGCGGCGGCTTCGACGCCCCGACCCACCCGGAGCGGTGA
- a CDS encoding response regulator, giving the protein MYSPLGGAVASTPSVLVVDDDRAMTDLLTDRLGRDLDAVTVSGTTDPADAIEAIERGTASCLVSDYDMPEIDGLSLLRRVREIDDRVPFVLFTGRGSEEIASEAISAGVTDYVQKGGAESFTVLANSVERALDRRRAEREREAARRSLAAKDATLESLFESMPSPAVVVDAADPAVPVGQVNPAFTRRFDVDPARAIGEPIASVVDVAGDGSVERVIADATTAREELTCRTPAGDREFIVTVVAAGGDDDERYVVFTDIDEQKRVQRALADLHEATRDLMAADDVREIEEIALSAAAEVLGFPHNGTRRHDREADELVPGETTAAAADRYDRERSAYGREDPDAAHAWRAFDEGEPVTVSRDADLQREGVASKVYLPVGEWGLLTLSDPKRDGITETEEYLGRVLATNTAAALSGLETDAS; this is encoded by the coding sequence ATGTACTCCCCGCTCGGCGGCGCGGTCGCGTCGACCCCGTCGGTGCTGGTCGTCGACGACGACCGGGCGATGACGGACCTCCTCACGGACCGGCTGGGCCGCGATCTCGACGCCGTGACTGTTTCGGGGACGACAGATCCCGCGGACGCGATCGAGGCGATCGAACGAGGGACGGCCAGCTGTCTCGTTTCCGACTACGACATGCCGGAGATCGACGGCCTGTCGCTGCTCCGGCGGGTTCGCGAGATCGACGACCGCGTCCCGTTCGTGCTGTTCACCGGCCGCGGCAGCGAGGAGATCGCAAGCGAGGCGATCTCCGCGGGCGTCACCGACTACGTCCAGAAGGGCGGGGCCGAGTCGTTCACCGTCCTCGCCAACAGCGTCGAGCGCGCGCTCGACCGCCGGCGCGCCGAGCGCGAGCGCGAGGCCGCCAGACGCTCGCTGGCGGCCAAGGACGCGACGCTGGAGTCGCTGTTCGAGTCGATGCCCTCGCCGGCGGTCGTCGTCGACGCCGCGGACCCGGCGGTGCCGGTGGGGCAGGTGAACCCCGCGTTCACCCGGCGCTTCGACGTGGATCCCGCGCGGGCGATCGGCGAGCCGATCGCGTCGGTCGTCGATGTCGCCGGCGACGGCTCCGTCGAGCGGGTCATCGCCGACGCGACCACGGCCCGCGAGGAACTGACGTGTCGGACGCCGGCCGGCGACCGCGAGTTCATCGTCACCGTCGTCGCGGCCGGGGGCGACGACGACGAGCGGTACGTCGTGTTCACCGACATCGACGAGCAGAAACGGGTGCAGCGCGCGCTCGCGGACCTCCACGAGGCGACGCGGGACCTCATGGCCGCGGACGACGTCCGGGAGATCGAGGAGATCGCGCTGTCGGCGGCGGCCGAGGTGCTCGGCTTCCCGCACAACGGGACCCGCCGGCACGACCGGGAGGCCGACGAACTCGTTCCCGGCGAGACGACCGCCGCGGCCGCGGATCGCTACGATCGAGAGCGGTCGGCGTACGGTCGCGAAGACCCCGACGCGGCCCACGCGTGGCGCGCCTTCGACGAGGGCGAGCCGGTCACCGTGTCGCGGGATGCCGACCTCCAGCGGGAGGGCGTCGCGAGCAAAGTGTACCTGCCGGTGGGCGAGTGGGGGCTGCTCACGCTGTCCGACCCCAAACGTGACGGGATCACGGAGACCGAGGAGTACCTCGGTCGCGTGCTCGCGACGAACACCGCCGCGGCGCTGTCGGGGCTGGAGACGGACGCGTCGTAG
- a CDS encoding glutaredoxin family protein, whose amino-acid sequence MANLVLYELEGCPYCAKVTKKLDELGLEYESVMVPRSHAERTEVEEVSGQTGVPVLVDEEHGVEGMPESDDIVAYLEETYGQGAA is encoded by the coding sequence ATGGCGAACCTCGTCCTCTACGAACTGGAAGGCTGTCCGTACTGCGCGAAGGTGACGAAGAAACTGGACGAACTCGGCTTGGAGTACGAGTCGGTCATGGTCCCGCGCTCGCACGCCGAACGGACCGAGGTCGAGGAGGTGTCCGGCCAGACCGGCGTCCCCGTCCTCGTCGACGAGGAGCACGGCGTCGAGGGGATGCCCGAGTCCGACGACATCGTCGCGTACCTCGAGGAGACGTACGGCCAGGGCGCGGCGTAG
- a CDS encoding metal-dependent hydrolase family protein, giving the protein MLLRDATLVDGAGVRRGDLRIAEGRIEDAGDLSARCDESVVDLSGHAVLPGLVDAHVHFSLSGERTVEEVVGMSDAELALVEARNARKTLAAGVTGARVMGARDVDVHVRDRIDSGDIPGPRTVANCRSITATGGHGHHLGREITGADDARRAVREQAKQGADFIKFMVTGGVTTPGSDPGAVALTDAEVEAIVDEAHRRGLHAATHAHGAEGVKSAVAAGVDTVEHGTLLDAEAIDMLARADVTLVPTLSAPHRIVRNVEAATEEDRAKTEAVYDRHLDSFARAVEAGVRVAGGTDAGTPFNMHGTNATELLLMHEHGLDPLEAIVAMTETAAETVGLADQGTLEQGTHADLLVVGADPTEDLAAVTDPGAVLKGGAVVAGADERTKRAIADAGGNESARGDE; this is encoded by the coding sequence ATGCTTCTGCGGGACGCGACGCTCGTCGACGGCGCGGGCGTCCGACGGGGCGACCTCCGGATCGCCGAGGGCCGGATCGAGGACGCGGGCGACCTGAGCGCCCGGTGCGACGAGTCCGTCGTCGACCTCTCCGGGCACGCCGTCCTCCCGGGGCTCGTCGACGCGCACGTGCACTTCTCGCTGTCGGGCGAGCGCACCGTCGAGGAGGTCGTCGGCATGAGCGACGCCGAGCTCGCGCTGGTGGAGGCGCGAAACGCCCGGAAAACGCTCGCGGCCGGCGTCACCGGCGCGCGGGTGATGGGCGCGCGCGACGTGGACGTACACGTTCGCGACCGCATCGACTCTGGGGATATCCCCGGGCCGCGCACGGTGGCGAACTGCCGGTCGATCACGGCGACCGGCGGCCACGGCCACCACCTCGGCCGAGAGATCACCGGCGCCGACGACGCCCGGCGGGCGGTTCGCGAGCAGGCGAAGCAAGGCGCGGACTTCATCAAGTTCATGGTGACCGGCGGGGTGACGACGCCCGGCAGCGACCCCGGCGCCGTCGCGCTCACCGACGCCGAGGTCGAGGCGATCGTCGACGAGGCCCACCGGCGCGGGCTGCACGCGGCGACGCACGCCCACGGCGCCGAGGGCGTGAAGTCGGCCGTCGCCGCCGGCGTCGACACCGTCGAGCACGGGACGCTTCTCGACGCCGAGGCGATCGACATGCTCGCCCGCGCCGACGTGACGCTCGTGCCGACCCTGTCGGCACCCCACCGCATTGTTCGCAACGTCGAGGCAGCCACCGAGGAGGACCGCGCGAAGACCGAGGCGGTGTACGACCGTCACCTCGACTCGTTCGCCCGGGCGGTCGAGGCGGGCGTCCGGGTCGCCGGCGGCACCGACGCGGGGACGCCGTTCAACATGCACGGCACCAACGCCACGGAGCTGCTGCTCATGCACGAGCACGGGCTGGATCCGCTGGAAGCGATCGTCGCGATGACCGAGACCGCGGCCGAGACCGTGGGGCTCGCGGACCAGGGGACGCTGGAGCAGGGAACGCACGCGGACCTGCTCGTCGTCGGTGCCGACCCGACCGAGGACCTCGCCGCGGTGACGGATCCCGGAGCCGTCCTCAAGGGCGGGGCGGTCGTCGCGGGCGCCGACGAGCGGACCAAGCGAGCGATCGCGGACGCCGGCGGCAATGAGTCGGCTCGCGGCGACGAGTGA
- a CDS encoding NUDIX hydrolase, whose protein sequence is MITVAGDYCPLCGSELDRVVVEGRERRRCPGCDRVVWQNSKPVASVVVRDDEEVLLGRREVDPNRGLWGVPGGNLEHDEHPAAGVARELREETGVRVDPSDLRLFDVDHTTTEHRSVVGIRYVVDRAVTAGEPTGRDETSAARFAPPEWFRERGGISPWDRDLLAAVFDG, encoded by the coding sequence GTGATCACCGTCGCCGGCGACTACTGCCCGCTGTGTGGTTCCGAACTCGATCGCGTGGTCGTGGAAGGACGGGAGCGGCGCCGCTGTCCCGGGTGCGACCGCGTCGTCTGGCAGAACAGCAAACCAGTCGCGAGCGTGGTCGTCCGAGACGACGAGGAGGTGCTCCTCGGCCGGCGCGAGGTGGACCCCAACCGCGGGCTGTGGGGCGTCCCCGGCGGCAACCTCGAACACGACGAGCATCCGGCCGCGGGCGTCGCCCGCGAGTTGCGCGAGGAGACCGGCGTTCGCGTCGACCCGTCCGATCTGCGGCTGTTCGATGTCGACCACACGACGACGGAGCACCGGTCGGTCGTCGGGATCCGCTACGTCGTCGACCGGGCCGTCACCGCGGGCGAGCCGACCGGCCGCGACGAGACGAGCGCCGCGCGGTTCGCCCCGCCCGAGTGGTTCCGCGAACGCGGCGGGATCAGCCCGTGGGACCGCGATCTGCTCGCGGCCGTGTTCGACGGCTGA